From the genome of Cellvibrio japonicus Ueda107, one region includes:
- the adk gene encoding adenylate kinase: MRVILLGAPGAGKGTQAQLIMEHFGIPQISTGDMLRAAVKAGTPLGLQAKDIMASGGLVSDDLIIALVKERISSSDCSNGFLFDGFPRTIPQAEALLEADVHIDHVIEIHVPDEEIVARLSGRRVHEASGRVYHIIHNAPRVEGHDDVTGEPLVQRPDDHEATVRKRLAVYHEQTEPLVGFYQKLVAEGKVKAPKYTRINGIGSVDSIRQQLLDVLR; encoded by the coding sequence ATGAGAGTAATACTGTTGGGCGCGCCGGGTGCGGGCAAGGGAACACAAGCACAATTGATAATGGAGCATTTTGGTATTCCGCAAATTTCCACGGGCGATATGTTGCGGGCGGCGGTTAAGGCGGGTACTCCCCTTGGTTTGCAGGCTAAGGATATTATGGCTTCCGGTGGCCTTGTCTCTGATGATTTGATTATTGCCCTGGTGAAAGAGCGTATTAGCTCCAGCGACTGTTCCAATGGTTTTCTGTTTGATGGTTTTCCCCGGACTATTCCCCAGGCTGAAGCTTTACTGGAAGCGGATGTCCATATCGATCATGTGATTGAGATTCATGTTCCCGACGAGGAAATCGTTGCGCGCCTGAGTGGCCGCCGTGTGCATGAAGCCTCTGGCCGGGTTTATCACATCATCCATAATGCCCCCAGGGTTGAAGGTCACGATGATGTTACCGGTGAGCCTTTGGTGCAGCGCCCTGATGACCATGAGGCAACTGTGCGTAAGCGTCTGGCGGTTTATCACGAACAAACGGAACCCCTGGTTGGCTTTTATCAAAAGCTGGTAGCGGAAGGTAAGGTCAAAGCCCCCAAATATACCCGCATTAATGGTATCGGCAGTGTGGATAGCATTCGCCAGCAGTTGCTTGATGTATTGCGTTAA